The following nucleotide sequence is from Nocardioides daedukensis.
CAACGGCGCGACCGGTGCGTCCGAGCCCAGGCGCAGGTCGACACCCTGGTCGTGCATCGATCGGAGGCTGAAGCAACGGTCCATCCGGTCGGGCCAGCAGTGTTCGGTCACGTCACGGTCGTCGAGCAGGTGCGCCGGCTGTACCGAGGCCCGCAGCCTCGAGGCGGCCAGACGCGGGATGTCCTGGGTCCGGATCAGCTGAGCGTGCTCGATCGACCCGTTGGCTCCGGTGACCGCGAACGAGTCCAGCGCCTCGTGCACCGCGGCGTCGCCGATCGCGTGCACAGCGATCTCGAGCCCGTTCTGGTGCGCGCGCAGCATCAGCATCCGCAGGTCGTGGCTGGTCTGGTTCGGATAGCCCTGGGGGAACAGCAGGTCGCCGGAGTCGGCGTAGGGATCGCAGCACCACGCCGTACGGGTGTTCAGGGAACCGTCCGAGATGATCTTCAGCTGGCCCATCGTGGCCAGCTCGCAGCCCGGCAGCGGGTCCCCGGTGCGCAGGCCCCGGTTGATCACCGAGTCGAGGCCCTCGGCATAGGTGGCCATCCTGACCCTGAGCAGGTCGGCTCCTTGAGCCCAGCGCTGGGCCCACTCGTCGGCGCCGCCGCTGAACTCGAAGTCGACCACACCGACGATGCCCTTGGTGGCGGCCTCGGCCTGCGCCCGGCGGTAGGCCTCCGGGGTGGCCTCCTGCCCCACGACGGCCTCCAGATCCGCATAGGCGGCGAACCACTCGGCCTCGCGGACCACGTCGTCGCGTTCGGCCAGGCCGAGCGAGCGCAGGGCCACGGAGTTCATCCAGGCGTGGTGGGCGTCGCCGGAGATCAGCACGATCGGGACCGAGGTCGAGATCTCGTCCAGCTCGGCGACCGTGGGCTCGCGCTCCCACGTCGCCGACCTGTGGCCGAAGGCGACCAGGGGGGTGTCGGGCCGCATCGCCAACCGCTCACGCACGAAGTACGTCGCCTCCTCCGGCGACCGTGTCGTGGAGAGGTCGAGGCGGGTCGAGGTCATCGCCACCTGGCCGAGGTGGACGTGCTGGTCCCACAGGCCCGGGATGATCCAGCGTCCGTCGGCGTCGAAGACCCGGGGCGGCTCACCCTCGAGGCCCGCCACGTCGGCCCCGCTGACATCGGGGCCGAGCGCGGAGACGGTGCCGTCGGCCACGAGCACATCGACAGGGCTCCCGGCCGGGACCTCGTCCTTGCCGAGGGGGACCGGGAAGACGTTGCGGATCAGCAGCGGTTCCATGGCGCCGAGGTTAGACGACGCCCCCGACTGCCGCAGCGAGGGCACTAGTGTCGGATCCGTGACGGAATCCATGGTCCATGCGTCGAGCCTGCGCAAGTCCTTCGGCGACCTCGAGGCGGTGCGCGGCATCGACGTCGACATCCGCAAGGGGGAGGCCTTCGGGTTCCTCGGTCCCAACGGAGCGGGCAAGTCCTCCACGATGCGGATGATCGCGGCGGTCTCGCCGGTCACCGGCGGCACCCTGCGGATCCTGGGCATGGACCCGGCCACCCACGGGCCGGCGATCCGGGCCCGGATCGGGGTCTGTCCGCAGGAGGACACGCTGGACAACGAGCTCAACGTCCGCGACAACCTCTACATCTACGGTCGCTACTTCGGGATCCCGAAGAAGGTCGTCAACGAGCGGGTCGACGAGCTCCTCGAGTTCGCCATGCTCACCGAGAAGGCCCGGGCCACCGTCGAGGAGCTGTCCGGCGGGATGAAGCGCCGGTTGACCATCGCCCGCTCGCTGATCAACAAGCCCGAGCTGTTGCTGCTCGACGAGCCGACCACCGGGCTGGACCCGCAGGCGCGCCACGTGCTCTGGGACCAGCTCTACCGCCTCAAGCACGCCGGGGTGACCCTGGTGATCACGACGCACTACATGGACGAGGCCGAGCAGCTGTGCGACCGGCTCGTGGTGATGGACAAGGGCGTGGTCGCCGCCGAGGGATCACCGTTGCAGCTGATCCGTGAGCACTCCACGCGGGAAGTGGCCGAGCTCCGGTTCGGGGTCGCCTCGGGCGAGGACACCCATGCGGACCTCGCCGAGCGCGTGCAGGACCTGGGCGATCGGGTCGAGGTGCTGCCCGATCGGTTATTGGTCTACACCGACGACGGCGAGGAAGTGCTGACCAAGGTGCACGATCGTGGCCTGGAGCCGGTGGCCACGCTGGTCCGGCGCTCCAGCCTCGAGGACGTGTTCCTCCGCCTCACCGGACGATCCTTGGTGGACTGATGGCCAACCAGCTCCCGATCTCGGTCGGCATCGGCCGGCAGATGGACTATTGGTGGACGGTCTTCAAGCGCACCTGGCGCGGCGGGATCATCTCCAGCTTCGGCGCGCCGCTGTTCTACGTCCTCGGCATGGGTGTGCTGCTGGGCGGTTTCATCGAGGGCGACCCCGACCAGCTCGAAGGTGCGACGAGCTATCTGGCCTTCATCGTCCCCGGACTGGTCGCGGCCCACGCGATGCAGCTCGCGGTGGAGGAGACCACCTATCCGGTGATGGGCGGGATCAAGTGGCACAAGACCTACCACGCACAGCTGGCCACACCCCTGAGTGCGCGTGACGTCGTCAACGCCCACCTGGTCTTCGTGCTGTCCCGGGTCGCGTCGGCCTGTGCCGTCTTCATGCTCGTCCTCGCACCGTTCGGTGTCTTCGAGTCGTGGTGGGGTCCGATCCTGGCGTTCTTCGTTCAGGTCCTGGTCGGGATGGCCTTCGGCACCGTGATCTTCGGGATCAGCGCACGGATGACCTCGGAGCAGGGCTTCGGGCTGATCTTCCGGATCGGCGTGGTGCCGTTGATGCTCTTCTCGGGCGCCTTCTTCCCGATCTCCAACCTCGGCGTGGTCTTGGAGTGGCTGGCCCGAGTCACCCCGCTGTGGCACGGGGTCAACCTGTCGCGGATGCTCTGCCTGGACACGATGGACTGGTCCCTGGCCGGGATCCACCTGCTGGTGCTGGTCGCCGTCACCGCGTTCGGCTGGTGGTTCGCCATCCGCGGGCTCGAGAAGCGGATGGTGGACTGATGGCCGACCACGCGCAGGACCGACCCGATCCGCTCGTGCCGCTCTCGCCCGGCGCAGCAATGGCGGTGATCACCTACCGCAACTACACGACGTACAAGCGCTTCTGGAAGCTCTTCGTGACCGGGTTCCTCGAGCCGGTCTTCTACCTGTTCTCCATCGGGATCGGTGTCGGCCAGCTGATCGACAGCTTCCAGTTCAACGGCCAGACCATTCCCTACGCGGACTTCGTGGCGCCGGGGATGCTCGCGGCCAGTGCGTTCAACGGTGCGCTGATGGACTCGACGTACAACGTCTTCTTCAAGCTGAAGTACGACAAGCTCTACGACCAGATGCTCGCCACGCCGCTGACCACCGCCGACGTGGCTCGCGGGGAGATCCTGTGGGGTCAGCTGCGCGGCGCCTCCTACTCGGCGGCGTTCCTGCTGGTGATGCTGGCGATGGGGATGATCCACTCGTGGTGGGCGATCCTGGCGTTGCCGGCGGCGCTGCTGATCGGGTTCGCGTTCAGTGCCGTGTGCATGGGGCTGACCACCTACATGAAGTCGTTCCAGGACTTCGACAAGATCACCCTGCTGCAGCTGCCGATGTTCCTGTTCTCCGCGACTTTCTTCCCGATCACCGCCTTCGACGGCGTGACCCGCTGGATCGTCGAGGCGACGCCGCTCTATCGGGGTGTGGTGCTCTGCCGTGAGCTGACCACGGGGGCGCTGTCCTGGGCGAGTGCGGTGTCGGTGATCTACCTCGTGGTGATGGGCGTGCTCGGGCTGATCCTGGTACGCCGCCGCCTGGACAAGCTCCTGCTGACCTGAGGGCCGGGCCTACGGCAGGGTGACCAGCATCCGCTGGTACCAGGCCACGTCGATCCACTGCCCGAACTTCCAGCCGACCTCCCGGAGCTGCCCGGTCTTCTCGAAGCCGCAGGCCAGATGGAGCCGTTCACTGGCCGGGTTGGGCAGCGCCACCAGTGCGACCGCGGTGTGCACCCCGGAGACCGCCATCGTCTCCAGGAGTGCGGGATAGAGGAGCTTGCCGACGCCCTTGCCCCGCACCGACTCGTCGAGATAGATCGAGGTCTCACGGGTGGTGTCATAGGCCGGGCGGGGCCGATAGGACCACGAGTAGGCATAGCCGACCACATTGTCGTCGTCGTCGACGCCGACGAGGAGATGATCACCCGGGTGGTCGCCGTCGAGTCGGGCGCGCCAGTAGTCCAGGTCCGGTGCGTCGAGGTCGAAAGTGGCCAGCGACGTGTCCACCGCGTGGGAGTAGATCGCTGCGATGTCCTCGAGATCTTGCTCGGTCGCAGAACGGGTGGCGTAGTCAGGCATAACCTCCATGTTCGCAGGTCGGGACTCGTGCCCTTCGACCCGTCGGTCACAATGTGGGCGTGAGCGCAGCAGAGGGCATCGTGCCGGACACCAAGGACTGGACCTGGGTCATCGACTCCCGGTGCCCCGAATGCGGCTTCGACGCGGGCGCCACACCTCCCACGTCCGTCGCCGCACTGATCCGGGAGAACGCCGAGCTGTGGCCCGAGGTGCTGGGTCGCCCCGACGTCGCGCAACGGCCCACGCCCAGCGTGTGGTCGCCGCTCGAATATGCCTGCCACGTGCGCGACGTGCACCGGGTGTTCCTCGAGCGGGTGCAGTCCATGCTCGATCAGGATGCGCCGGAGTTCGCCAACTGGGACCAGGACGTCGCCGCCCTCGAGGGTGACTACGCGGGCCGATCCCCGGCAGTGGTCGCGGGTGAGCTGAGCGCGTTCGCCGACGCGGTGGCCACGGCGTACGACGAGGTGCCCGACCACTCGGACGGGGACGCTGCCTGGCAGCGGAGCGGCCTGCGGAGCAACGGTTCCGCCTTCACCCTCGCCACGATCGCGGTCTACCACCTGCACGACGTGGTCCACCATGCGTGGGACGTGTCGGCCACCTTGTCGGCCACCGTGGCGTCGCCGGGAACGTCAATGCCGGGGACGCAGGACCCGCAGGCATGAGGCACACCGAGTTCTGGGACCGGATGGAGGCTGCGCTCGGCTCCGGTTATGCGCGCTCCTGGGCGGAGACGCATGCGGTCAGTGAGCTCGGCTCACGCACCGTGAACGAAGCGCTGGCGGCGGGGGACACTCCCAAGGAGGTCTGGCTCGCGGTGTGGAAGGCGCTGGACCTGCCGCTCGTGGATCGCTGAATCGTCCCGCGTGTCGCGGAGTTGATCGAACAGGTGTTCGGTCTATTCTGGGGGCGTCGACCGGGGTTGTCCACAGCCCTGAAGGTGGTCGACACCCATTGTCGGTGGTCCGGTCTAACGTCCGTGGCATCACATCGACCTCATCTGACAAGGACGTGAACCCCATGGCTGGAGACCGCGGCAAGGCCCTCGACGTAGCCCTCGCCAACATCGAGAAGCAGTTCGGCAAGGGCTCGGTGATGCGCCTCGGCGACGAGACCCGCGCACCGCTCGAGATCATCCCGACCGGCTCGATCGCACTCGATGTCGCCCTCGGCCTGGGCGGTCTCCCGCGCGGCCGTGTGGTCGAGATCTATGGCCCCGAGTCCTCCGGTAAGACCACCGTCGCCCTCCACGCCGTCGCCAACGCGCAGGCAGCCGGCGGCATCGTGGCCTTCATCGACGCCGAGCACGCGCTCGACCCCGAATATGCCAAGAACCTCGGCGTCGACACCGACGCCCTGCTGGTCTCCCAGCCCGACTCGGGTGAGCAGGCGCTGGAGATCGCAGACATGCTGATCCGTTCCGGTGCCCTCGACCTGATCGTCATCGACTCCGTGGCCGCGCTCGTTCCCCGGGCCGAGATCGAGGGCGAGATGGGTGACAGCCACGTCGGCCTACAGGCTCGACTGATGAGCCAGGCGCTGCGAAAGATGACCGGTGCCCTGAACAACTCCGGCACCACCGCGATCTTCATCAACCAGTTGCGCGAGAAGATCGGCGTGATGTTCGGTTCGCCGGAGACCACCACGGGTGGTCGGGCGCTGAAGTTCTACTCCTCGGTCCGTCTCGACGTGCGTCGCATCGAGACCCTGAAGGACGGCACCGACATGGTCGGCAACCGGACCCGGGTCAAGGTCGTCAAGAACAAGGTCGCGCCGCCGTTCAAGCAGGCAGAGTTCGACATCATGTACGGCAAGGGCATTTCCCGCGAGGGTGGCCTGATCGACGTCGGCGTCGAGGCGGGCCTGGTCCGCAAGGCCGGCGCTTGGTACACCTACGAGGGTGACCAGCTCGGGCAGGGCAAGGAGAACGCGCGCACGTTCCTCAAGGACAACCCGGACCTGGCCAACGAGCTGGAGAAGAAGATCCTGGAGAAGCTCGGCGTCGGTCCGTCCGTTGCCGACCCGGCCGACGCGCTTGCCGAAGAGCCGACGAACATCGACTTCTGACGATGTCCTCCTCCACTCCCGAGTGGCAAGGTGACGTCAGTGCTGGGGTGGACGCCTGGGTGGCGTCCGCCCCGGACTGGGTGGTCGACGCCGTGCGCGAGTCGACCGGCGGCGATGTCGGTTCGAGCGCTGAGCTCGATCACCAGGCAGCCGGCGCGCAAACATTCGGCGCGCAGACATCCGGCAACCGAACATTCGGCACCCAGGCTCCGGACGACGCCGGTGCCGAGGATTCGTCCTCGCGCAGCGGCAGACGCTCCGCACGGGGCACCCGAAGCGCTCGAGGTGCTCGGGGTGCTCGGGGCAGTGGGGGCGCTTGGGGCGAGGGTGGCCGCAGTGGCAACCGTCGCCGTGGTTCCGGCCGGACACAGGAGCCTCCCGAGGACCGTGACCTCGGCCCCGAGCCCGATCACGAGGCCGTGGCGCGCAAGATCCTGCTGGACCAGCTGACCGGCCAGGCGCGTTCGCGTGCCGAACTGGCCACCAAGCTGGCCAAAAAGGACGTTCCCGAGGACATCGCGACGACGCTGCTCGACCGGTTCGAGGAAGTCGGACTGATCGATGACGAGGCCTTCGCCCGTGCCTGGATCGCCTCGCGGCAGCCCGGCAAGGGACTGGCTCGACGCGCCCTTGCCCAGGAGCTGCGCCGCAAGGGGATCGACGACGAGGTGGCGCGCGACGCGCTCGACGAGATCGATCCCGATGACGAGGAGTCCGCTGCCCGGCTGCTGGTGCGCAAGAAGCTGCGCACGATGCGCGCTCTCGAGCCCAACGTGGCCACCCGACGTCTGGTCGGGATGCTCGCCCGGAAGGGTTATCCACCCGGTCTCGCGTTCCGGGTGGTCCGCGAAGAGCTCAACGCCGACCCTGATGACCCGGACACGGGTGGGGTCGACCAGGTCGCGGGCGACTGGTGAGTTGCCACTGGTGACTGGGTGACCAGTGGGTGGGCGACGCCGGCCGGAGGTTCCCGGATCCCCGTTGCCGCTCACGACTTCCACCCCCGACGGCCTGAGTGGAAACGCACTAGGCTCCACCCATGTCCGAGCACATCTGCGTTCGACACGGTGGGCGTGAGCTGAGCGGTGTGGCCCGTGCGGACGAGTCCTGGGCCAAGGCAGCGCGGCGCATCGCGGCGAGTGTCACCGGAGACCCGGTGGCCCTGGACCTGTCGGGTGAGGTGAAGCTGTTCTGCGTGGAGCCCGACGTGCGGGTGGCCCTGCGACCGATGACTCGCGGTGACCTGCCCGACGTCTCCCGCTGGCGATCCACCGGGCACGTGCACCGGTGGTGGGCCACCGACGGCTCCCCGGACCTGGAGACGGTGACCGCGGCCTACGGGCCCGACATCGACGGTCAGACCCCCACCCGGAGGTGGGTGGTGGAGGTGAACGGGCGCTCGATCGGGTTCATCCAGGACTACCGCATCGCCGACTATCCCGACTTCGCGCTGCTTGCCGGCGCCCCGGACGCGATCGGGCTCGACTATGCGATCGGGGAGGAAGCCTGGCTCGGGCGCGGCATCGGCGTACGCATGCTGTGGGCGTGGATCGAGCGCACCCGGCACCGGTTCCCGCAGGCCACCACCTACTTCGCGGCACCCGACCACCGCAACGCAGCGTCGCTACGGATCCTGGCCAAGGCCGGGTTCGTCGAAGGAGTGTGGTTCGACGAACCCCAGAGCGATGGCAGCACGGCGACCGTGGTCGGCAACAGTCTCGATGTCCTCCGGATCGCCGGGTGAGATCGACGCGGAGCGGGGTTCTCGGAATGGCGGCGACCGGACGCTGTCCGCTCGCCATAGGGTGAGTCCATGACCGACGCGCTCTTCTCAGGCCTCCTGCGCCTGCCGACCGGTCCGGTCGACCTTTCTGCGATCGACACCCACGCCAAGCCCGGCTTCGACGGCAACAAGGACGACGGTGAGCGGGCGCTCGCCGACCTCGGGCCCGAGCTCGCCGACATGCAGGAACAGCTCTTCGCCGAGCGCACCACCGGCTCGACTCGTCGCGTGCTGCTCGTGCTGCAAGGCATGGACACCTCCGGCAAGGGTGGGGTGATCCGCCACGCCATCGGGCTGGTGGATCCCCAAGGGGTACGGATCACCTCCTTCAAGGCGCCCACCGAGGAGGAGCTCTCCCACGACTTCCTGTGGCGCATCGAGCGGGCAGTGCCAGGGCCCGGATATGTTGGGGTCTTCGACCGCTCGCACTACGAGGACGTCCTGATCGGCCGGGTCCGCGACATTGCCGATGAAGCAGAGATCGAACGCCGATATGACGCGATCAACGCGTTCGAGCAGGGCCTCGTCGACGACGGGGTGATCATCATCAAGGTGATGCTGCACATCTCTGCGGACGAGCAGAGGGAGCGCCTGCTCGCGCGGCTCGACGACCCGACCAAGCACTGGAAGTTCAACCCCGGCGACATCGACGAGCGGATGCTGTGGAGCGACTACCAGGAGGCCTATCGGATCGCCCTGGAGCGGACGAACACACCCGCTGCGCCCTGGTACGTCGTACCGTCCGACCGCAAGTGGTATCGCAACCTGGCGGTCGCCCAGCTCCTGCGTGAGGCCCTGCTCGGGCTGGACCTGGCCTGGCCCGAGGCCGACTTCGATGTCGAGGAGCAGAGGCGTCGGCTGACCGACGAGACGCCGATCGACGCTGGAACCGACAGTGGAACCGACAAGGCGACTGACAGGACAGGACCAGCATGATCGAGCAGATCGCGGTCACCCGTTACGTCACGCCCCTGCGCGAGGGCGGCTCGCTGCCCGGCATCGTCGAGGCGAGTGACTTGGGCACCTACGTGTGCAAGTTCCGCGGCGCCGGACAGGGACTGCGCGTCCTGGTGGCTGAGGTGATCGTCGGCGAGCTCGCCCGGCGTATCGGACTGTTGACGCCCAGGCTGGTGGCGCTCGAGCTGGACCCGGAGATCGCGCGCTACGAGGCTGACGAGGAGGTCCAGGACCTGCTGCGTGCCAGTGTGGGCCTCAACCTCGGTGTCGACTTCCTACCCGGCTCCTTCGGCTTCGACCAGGACACCCAGACCGCGATCGGGGTGGCCGCCAAGATCCTGTGGATGGACGCCTTCATCGCCAACGTCGACCGCAGCTGGCGCAATCCGAACCTGCTGGTCTGGCACGGTGACCTGTGGGTGATCGACCACGGCGCCTCGCTCTACTTCCACCACGCCTGGAGCGGTGGCATCACCGACCACGAGCGCTTCGCCCGTCAGCCGTGGGACCCGGACGACCATGTCCTGCTTGCGCATCGTGAGGGCCTCGGCTCCGCGGACGAGGAGATCTCCGGCCTGCTCGACGAGCAGGTCTTCGCCGAGATCCTCGGCGAGGTCCCCGACTCGTGGCTTGAACCCGTCCCGGGAGCCGAGGACGCCGAGGCGGTGCGGGCGGCGTACGTCCGCTTCCTCACCGCTCGTCTGGCCACCCGTCAGTGGCTGCCACTGGAGGACGGCGCATGAGCGAGCTGTCCTACCAGTACGTCGTCCTGCGCTGCGTGCCCCGGGTCGAGCGCGAGGAGTTCGTCAACGTGGGCGTGGTGCTGCACTGCCAGGCCACCGAGTTCCTCGGGGTCGCGTGGCACGTCGACCGTGAGCGACTGAGCGCATTCGCGCCGGGACTGGACCTGGATCGGGTGTGCAGTGCGCTGGACTATGTCGAGGGTGTCTGCCGCGGTGACGCACGCGGGGGAGCGGCGGCGACCAAGCCGATCGGCACCCGCTTCGGCTTCCTCAAGGCTCCGCGCTCGACCGTGCTCCAGCCGGGCCCGGTGCATGGTGGCATCACCAGCGACCCGGAGCGTCAGCTCGAGCGGTTGGTCTCCCAGCTCGTCAGCTGACGAACCGGCAGTTGTTGCGCGTCCAGCCTGCAGTTGTTGCGCGCCGAACCAGCACTTGTTGCTGCTCGAGCCGGCAACTCTGGGCAGGACCACCAGAATTGCCGGCTCAAGGCACAAGAGATGCAGGTTCGACTCAGACGGGAACGAGCTCCACGGCACCGACGGCATATCGGGCCAGGATGGTCCGGGCCAGCTCGGGGTGGGCACCCATCGGATCCGCCACGGCCACGGCACCGGCCTCGAGCGCCAGCTCGGTGGCCCGGTCGGGCAGGAACCCGGGAGCCAGGAAGAACGAGGCGACCGCGATGTGACGCCGACCCTCCCCGCGGAAGGCGCGCACGGCCTCACCGGTGGCGGGCGGCGTCGCGGTGGCGAACGCGGCCTTGACCGGCAGCTTGTGGTGGGTGCCCCACAGCCGGGCCAGACGAGCCACGGCCTGGTTGGCCAGCGGGTCGGTGGAACCAGCTGCGGCCAGCACCAGGGCGTCGAGCTCGCGGACCCGAGCCGTCTTGAGTGCCTCGCGCAGTCGCAGGTCGAGGATCTCCAGGAAGGCCGGCTCGAGGCCGAGGATGTCCGTCGCGCGGATCTGCAGGCCCTCGTGCTTCGAGGTCTGCTCGGCGATGGCGGTGGGCACGTCCACCTTCGCGTGGTAGGCGTCGCTGAGCAACAGCGGTACGACGACGATCTCGTCGTAGCCGGCCTTGACCAGCTTGGTCACCACGGAGCCGAAGGACGGCTTCGACAGCTCGAGGAAGGCCGTCTCGATGCGGAGGTCTGGTCGCATCTTGCGGACTTCGGCAACGAGGGCGGTGATCGTCTCGGCGGACCGAGGGTCACGGCTTCCGTGTGCGAGGGCAATCAGAGCAGGAGCAGTCATGGTTACTGCCTCCCTTCACGATCGGATGTGAACGACGCCGTTGTCGCTGATGGTTCAATCCCGAGACTGAATGTTGTGGTGCTGGCCGATGCGATCACGTGTGGATCCCGCATTCGGTCTTGTTCTGTCCGGCCCAGCGGCCGGAGCGTGGGTCCTCACCGGGTGCGACCCGCGCAGTGCAGGGCCAGCAGCCGATCGAGGGATAGCCGTCGTAGACCAACGGATTGACCAGGACGCCGTTCTCGGAGATGTAGCGCTCGACGTCCTCGTCGCTCCACCGGGCGATCGGCGAGACCTTGACCTTGCCCTTCTTGGCGTCCCAGCCGATGACCGGTGCGATCACCCGGTTGTGGGTCTCGGCGCGACGCAGCCCCGTGGCCCAGGCGTCATAGCCGGCCAGTGAGTCCGCGAGCGGCTTCACCTTGCGGATCGCGCAGCACGCGTCGGGGTCGGTCTTCCAGAGGTCCTTGCCGTGTATGGCGTCCTGCTCGGCGACGGTGATGTCGGGAGCGATCGTGACCAGGTTGACGTCCATCGTCGCCTCGACGGCGTCGCGGGTACCGATGGTCTCCGCGAAGTGATAGCCGGTGTCGAGGAAGACGACGTCCAGACCGGGCGCGACCTTGGCCGCGAGGTGGGCCAGCACGGCGTCACCCATCGACGAGGTCACGCAGAACTTCTCACCGAACGTGGCCGCGGCCCACTCGATGATGTCCTCGGCAGGCGCGAGCTCGAGCTCGGCGCCCGCGTGCGACAC
It contains:
- a CDS encoding amidohydrolase → MEPLLIRNVFPVPLGKDEVPAGSPVDVLVADGTVSALGPDVSGADVAGLEGEPPRVFDADGRWIIPGLWDQHVHLGQVAMTSTRLDLSTTRSPEEATYFVRERLAMRPDTPLVAFGHRSATWEREPTVAELDEISTSVPIVLISGDAHHAWMNSVALRSLGLAERDDVVREAEWFAAYADLEAVVGQEATPEAYRRAQAEAATKGIVGVVDFEFSGGADEWAQRWAQGADLLRVRMATYAEGLDSVINRGLRTGDPLPGCELATMGQLKIISDGSLNTRTAWCCDPYADSGDLLFPQGYPNQTSHDLRMLMLRAHQNGLEIAVHAIGDAAVHEALDSFAVTGANGSIEHAQLIRTQDIPRLAASRLRASVQPAHLLDDRDVTEHCWPDRMDRCFSLRSMHDQGVDLRLGSDAPVAPLDPWLAMAAAVHRSGDEREPWNAAESLTVREALAASTDGWGTVAVGHPGDLVLLDNDPLLAVGDSAATSAYLRAMPVAATYVAGRLIAPLWD
- a CDS encoding ABC transporter ATP-binding protein, which encodes MTESMVHASSLRKSFGDLEAVRGIDVDIRKGEAFGFLGPNGAGKSSTMRMIAAVSPVTGGTLRILGMDPATHGPAIRARIGVCPQEDTLDNELNVRDNLYIYGRYFGIPKKVVNERVDELLEFAMLTEKARATVEELSGGMKRRLTIARSLINKPELLLLDEPTTGLDPQARHVLWDQLYRLKHAGVTLVITTHYMDEAEQLCDRLVVMDKGVVAAEGSPLQLIREHSTREVAELRFGVASGEDTHADLAERVQDLGDRVEVLPDRLLVYTDDGEEVLTKVHDRGLEPVATLVRRSSLEDVFLRLTGRSLVD
- a CDS encoding ABC transporter permease, whose product is MANQLPISVGIGRQMDYWWTVFKRTWRGGIISSFGAPLFYVLGMGVLLGGFIEGDPDQLEGATSYLAFIVPGLVAAHAMQLAVEETTYPVMGGIKWHKTYHAQLATPLSARDVVNAHLVFVLSRVASACAVFMLVLAPFGVFESWWGPILAFFVQVLVGMAFGTVIFGISARMTSEQGFGLIFRIGVVPLMLFSGAFFPISNLGVVLEWLARVTPLWHGVNLSRMLCLDTMDWSLAGIHLLVLVAVTAFGWWFAIRGLEKRMVD
- a CDS encoding ABC transporter permease, producing the protein MADHAQDRPDPLVPLSPGAAMAVITYRNYTTYKRFWKLFVTGFLEPVFYLFSIGIGVGQLIDSFQFNGQTIPYADFVAPGMLAASAFNGALMDSTYNVFFKLKYDKLYDQMLATPLTTADVARGEILWGQLRGASYSAAFLLVMLAMGMIHSWWAILALPAALLIGFAFSAVCMGLTTYMKSFQDFDKITLLQLPMFLFSATFFPITAFDGVTRWIVEATPLYRGVVLCRELTTGALSWASAVSVIYLVVMGVLGLILVRRRLDKLLLT
- a CDS encoding GNAT family N-acetyltransferase — protein: MPDYATRSATEQDLEDIAAIYSHAVDTSLATFDLDAPDLDYWRARLDGDHPGDHLLVGVDDDDNVVGYAYSWSYRPRPAYDTTRETSIYLDESVRGKGVGKLLYPALLETMAVSGVHTAVALVALPNPASERLHLACGFEKTGQLREVGWKFGQWIDVAWYQRMLVTLP
- a CDS encoding DinB family protein gives rise to the protein MSAAEGIVPDTKDWTWVIDSRCPECGFDAGATPPTSVAALIRENAELWPEVLGRPDVAQRPTPSVWSPLEYACHVRDVHRVFLERVQSMLDQDAPEFANWDQDVAALEGDYAGRSPAVVAGELSAFADAVATAYDEVPDHSDGDAAWQRSGLRSNGSAFTLATIAVYHLHDVVHHAWDVSATLSATVASPGTSMPGTQDPQA
- a CDS encoding DUF3046 domain-containing protein, whose amino-acid sequence is MRHTEFWDRMEAALGSGYARSWAETHAVSELGSRTVNEALAAGDTPKEVWLAVWKALDLPLVDR
- the recA gene encoding recombinase RecA, with amino-acid sequence MAGDRGKALDVALANIEKQFGKGSVMRLGDETRAPLEIIPTGSIALDVALGLGGLPRGRVVEIYGPESSGKTTVALHAVANAQAAGGIVAFIDAEHALDPEYAKNLGVDTDALLVSQPDSGEQALEIADMLIRSGALDLIVIDSVAALVPRAEIEGEMGDSHVGLQARLMSQALRKMTGALNNSGTTAIFINQLREKIGVMFGSPETTTGGRALKFYSSVRLDVRRIETLKDGTDMVGNRTRVKVVKNKVAPPFKQAEFDIMYGKGISREGGLIDVGVEAGLVRKAGAWYTYEGDQLGQGKENARTFLKDNPDLANELEKKILEKLGVGPSVADPADALAEEPTNIDF
- a CDS encoding regulatory protein RecX; the protein is MSSSTPEWQGDVSAGVDAWVASAPDWVVDAVRESTGGDVGSSAELDHQAAGAQTFGAQTSGNRTFGTQAPDDAGAEDSSSRSGRRSARGTRSARGARGARGSGGAWGEGGRSGNRRRGSGRTQEPPEDRDLGPEPDHEAVARKILLDQLTGQARSRAELATKLAKKDVPEDIATTLLDRFEEVGLIDDEAFARAWIASRQPGKGLARRALAQELRRKGIDDEVARDALDEIDPDDEESAARLLVRKKLRTMRALEPNVATRRLVGMLARKGYPPGLAFRVVREELNADPDDPDTGGVDQVAGDW
- a CDS encoding GNAT family N-acetyltransferase, encoding MSEHICVRHGGRELSGVARADESWAKAARRIAASVTGDPVALDLSGEVKLFCVEPDVRVALRPMTRGDLPDVSRWRSTGHVHRWWATDGSPDLETVTAAYGPDIDGQTPTRRWVVEVNGRSIGFIQDYRIADYPDFALLAGAPDAIGLDYAIGEEAWLGRGIGVRMLWAWIERTRHRFPQATTYFAAPDHRNAASLRILAKAGFVEGVWFDEPQSDGSTATVVGNSLDVLRIAG
- a CDS encoding polyphosphate kinase 2 family protein, giving the protein MTDALFSGLLRLPTGPVDLSAIDTHAKPGFDGNKDDGERALADLGPELADMQEQLFAERTTGSTRRVLLVLQGMDTSGKGGVIRHAIGLVDPQGVRITSFKAPTEEELSHDFLWRIERAVPGPGYVGVFDRSHYEDVLIGRVRDIADEAEIERRYDAINAFEQGLVDDGVIIIKVMLHISADEQRERLLARLDDPTKHWKFNPGDIDERMLWSDYQEAYRIALERTNTPAAPWYVVPSDRKWYRNLAVAQLLREALLGLDLAWPEADFDVEEQRRRLTDETPIDAGTDSGTDKATDRTGPA
- a CDS encoding HipA family kinase; the protein is MIEQIAVTRYVTPLREGGSLPGIVEASDLGTYVCKFRGAGQGLRVLVAEVIVGELARRIGLLTPRLVALELDPEIARYEADEEVQDLLRASVGLNLGVDFLPGSFGFDQDTQTAIGVAAKILWMDAFIANVDRSWRNPNLLVWHGDLWVIDHGASLYFHHAWSGGITDHERFARQPWDPDDHVLLAHREGLGSADEEISGLLDEQVFAEILGEVPDSWLEPVPGAEDAEAVRAAYVRFLTARLATRQWLPLEDGA
- a CDS encoding DUF3037 domain-containing protein; translation: MSELSYQYVVLRCVPRVEREEFVNVGVVLHCQATEFLGVAWHVDRERLSAFAPGLDLDRVCSALDYVEGVCRGDARGGAAATKPIGTRFGFLKAPRSTVLQPGPVHGGITSDPERQLERLVSQLVS